One Anolis carolinensis isolate JA03-04 chromosome 5, rAnoCar3.1.pri, whole genome shotgun sequence DNA segment encodes these proteins:
- the spic gene encoding transcription factor Spi-C isoform X3 has translation MDFTDQDLLGQALEDALEVLQRDSDGEFNYAAEGNENCLTYHHHSLQEKSSYLEEPSTEQPTHNWRTTIKTEANFYPDRAVYHTLQTVPQNRGICATPLQHKGGKGRKKLRLFEYLHESLHNPDMENCIQWIDKPNGIFQFVSKNKEKLAELWGECKGNRKIMTYQKMARALRNYGKTGEIIKIRRKLTYQFGAVLLQKLCPSCFLGKDEIIDQYAQDDNEYQCANGWFSYYYTYKRGHE, from the exons atg GATTTTACAGATCAAGACTTATTAGGACAAGCGCTTGAAGATGCCTTGGAGGTGTTACAACGAGATTCAGATGGTGAATTTAATTATGCAGCAG AAGGCAATGAAAATTGTCTGACATACCACCACCATTCTCTCCAAGAAAAATCAAGTTATTTGGAAGAGCCATCAACAGAACAACCAACACACAATTGGAGGACTACAATA AAGACTGAAGCAAACTTTTACCCAGATCGCGCTGTCTACCACACCCTGCAGACTGTTCCACAAAACCGAGGGATATGTGCTACACCTTTACAGCATAAGGGTGGTAAAG GCCGCAAAAAGCTGCGCCTCTTTGAATATCTTCACGAATCTCTTCACAACCCAGACATGGAAAACTGCATCCAGTGGATAGATAAACCCAATGGCATCttccagtttgtttccaaaaacaaGGAGAAATTGGCAGAACTGTGGGGGGAATGCAAGGGAAACCGGAAGATTATGACTTACCAGAAAATGGCCAGAGCACTGAGGAATTATGGAAAAACAGGAGAGATCATTAAAATCCGAAGAAAGCTGACTTATCAGTTTGGGGCTGTGCTTTTGCAAAAGCTTTGTCCATCCTGCTTTCTGGGGAAAGATGAAATTATTGATCAGTATGCTCAAGATGACAATGAGTATCAGTGTGCAAATGGTTGGTTTTCTTATTATTACACCTACAAGAGGGGTCATGAATGA
- the spic gene encoding transcription factor Spi-C isoform X2 — translation MQPPCRLLQQQFIFAYADYKSGSVCVSRQCLLLGLKSWTFKKMDFTDQDLLGQALEDALEVLQRDSDGEFNYAAEGNENCLTYHHHSLQEKSSYLEEPSTEQPTHNWRTTITEANFYPDRAVYHTLQTVPQNRGICATPLQHKGGKGRKKLRLFEYLHESLHNPDMENCIQWIDKPNGIFQFVSKNKEKLAELWGECKGNRKIMTYQKMARALRNYGKTGEIIKIRRKLTYQFGAVLLQKLCPSCFLGKDEIIDQYAQDDNEYQCANGWFSYYYTYKRGHE, via the exons ATGCAACCCCCTTGTCGGTTGTTGCAGCAGCAATTCATATTTGCCTATGCTGACTACAAATCAGGTTCTGTGTGTGTTTCAAGGCAGTGTCTTCTCCTAG GCTTGAAGAgctggacttttaaaaaaatg GATTTTACAGATCAAGACTTATTAGGACAAGCGCTTGAAGATGCCTTGGAGGTGTTACAACGAGATTCAGATGGTGAATTTAATTATGCAGCAG AAGGCAATGAAAATTGTCTGACATACCACCACCATTCTCTCCAAGAAAAATCAAGTTATTTGGAAGAGCCATCAACAGAACAACCAACACACAATTGGAGGACTACAATA ACTGAAGCAAACTTTTACCCAGATCGCGCTGTCTACCACACCCTGCAGACTGTTCCACAAAACCGAGGGATATGTGCTACACCTTTACAGCATAAGGGTGGTAAAG GCCGCAAAAAGCTGCGCCTCTTTGAATATCTTCACGAATCTCTTCACAACCCAGACATGGAAAACTGCATCCAGTGGATAGATAAACCCAATGGCATCttccagtttgtttccaaaaacaaGGAGAAATTGGCAGAACTGTGGGGGGAATGCAAGGGAAACCGGAAGATTATGACTTACCAGAAAATGGCCAGAGCACTGAGGAATTATGGAAAAACAGGAGAGATCATTAAAATCCGAAGAAAGCTGACTTATCAGTTTGGGGCTGTGCTTTTGCAAAAGCTTTGTCCATCCTGCTTTCTGGGGAAAGATGAAATTATTGATCAGTATGCTCAAGATGACAATGAGTATCAGTGTGCAAATGGTTGGTTTTCTTATTATTACACCTACAAGAGGGGTCATGAATGA
- the spic gene encoding transcription factor Spi-C isoform X1, with the protein MQPPCRLLQQQFIFAYADYKSGSVCVSRQCLLLGLKSWTFKKMDFTDQDLLGQALEDALEVLQRDSDGEFNYAAEGNENCLTYHHHSLQEKSSYLEEPSTEQPTHNWRTTIKTEANFYPDRAVYHTLQTVPQNRGICATPLQHKGGKGRKKLRLFEYLHESLHNPDMENCIQWIDKPNGIFQFVSKNKEKLAELWGECKGNRKIMTYQKMARALRNYGKTGEIIKIRRKLTYQFGAVLLQKLCPSCFLGKDEIIDQYAQDDNEYQCANGWFSYYYTYKRGHE; encoded by the exons ATGCAACCCCCTTGTCGGTTGTTGCAGCAGCAATTCATATTTGCCTATGCTGACTACAAATCAGGTTCTGTGTGTGTTTCAAGGCAGTGTCTTCTCCTAG GCTTGAAGAgctggacttttaaaaaaatg GATTTTACAGATCAAGACTTATTAGGACAAGCGCTTGAAGATGCCTTGGAGGTGTTACAACGAGATTCAGATGGTGAATTTAATTATGCAGCAG AAGGCAATGAAAATTGTCTGACATACCACCACCATTCTCTCCAAGAAAAATCAAGTTATTTGGAAGAGCCATCAACAGAACAACCAACACACAATTGGAGGACTACAATA AAGACTGAAGCAAACTTTTACCCAGATCGCGCTGTCTACCACACCCTGCAGACTGTTCCACAAAACCGAGGGATATGTGCTACACCTTTACAGCATAAGGGTGGTAAAG GCCGCAAAAAGCTGCGCCTCTTTGAATATCTTCACGAATCTCTTCACAACCCAGACATGGAAAACTGCATCCAGTGGATAGATAAACCCAATGGCATCttccagtttgtttccaaaaacaaGGAGAAATTGGCAGAACTGTGGGGGGAATGCAAGGGAAACCGGAAGATTATGACTTACCAGAAAATGGCCAGAGCACTGAGGAATTATGGAAAAACAGGAGAGATCATTAAAATCCGAAGAAAGCTGACTTATCAGTTTGGGGCTGTGCTTTTGCAAAAGCTTTGTCCATCCTGCTTTCTGGGGAAAGATGAAATTATTGATCAGTATGCTCAAGATGACAATGAGTATCAGTGTGCAAATGGTTGGTTTTCTTATTATTACACCTACAAGAGGGGTCATGAATGA